The following are from one region of the Chanos chanos chromosome 10, fChaCha1.1, whole genome shotgun sequence genome:
- the olig1 gene encoding oligodendrocyte transcription factor 1 produces the protein MQAMSSPGCREQAESSPQQGMRRMVKLAVGGSMGGGGAGVVGLQGLQGPQRVPRPSRELSVEEQQELRRKINSRERKRMQDLNVAMDALREVMVPYSSSPSSSSAVGIGPQQHPYLPPGMPPAGRRLSKISTLVLARNYILLLGSSLQEMRRLLGEVSSVGVGINGNIPRLLLAGGWPLLTTPGQFLLTSPDTHLSPSKCSLMPQNAPLTQEEPPAWGARGVTTMPLCPCGVCRIPRVVHSTPAPRFPK, from the coding sequence ATGCAAGCTATGTCCAGTCCTGGGTGTAGGGAGCAAGCAGAGAGCTCTCCCCAGCAGGGAATGCGCAGGATGGTGAAGCTTGCAGTGGGTGGGTccatggggggagggggagccgGGGTCGTGGGGCTTCAGGGGCTTCAGGGGCCTCAGCGAGTCCCCAGACCCTCTCGGGAACTGAGCGTAGAGGAGCAGCAGGAGCTGAGGAGGAAAATCAACAGccgagagaggaagaggatgcaGGACCTTAACGTGGCCATGGACGCCCTGAGGGAGGTGATGGTGCCGTACTCTTCCTCACcgtcctcttcctctgctgtgGGCATCGGCCCACAGCAACACCCCTACCTGCCCCCCGGAATGCCCCCTGCCGGCCGGAGGCTGTCGAAGATCTCCACTCTGGTCTTGGCGAGGAACTACATTCTGCTCCTGGGCTCCTCCTTGCAGGAGATGAGGCGTCTCCTGGGGGAGGTGAGCAGCGTGGGCGTGGGCATTAACGGGAACATACCACGTCTTCTCCTGGCGGGGGGTTGGCCGCTGCTCACCACACCGGGACAGTTCCTGCTCACCTCTCCTGACACACACCTCAGCCCTTCCAAATGCTCTCTCATGCCCCAAAACGCTCCCCTGACTCAAGAGGAACCCCCTGCATGGGGAGCGAGAGGGGTCACGACAATGCCACTGTGTCCGTGTGGGGTATGTAGGATCCCAAGAGTTGTACACTCCACCCCAGCCCCAAGGTTCCCAAAATGA
- the gatd3 gene encoding glutamine amidotransferase-like class 1 domain-containing protein 3, mitochondrial isoform X2 yields the protein MFTVRALASRVNHHLLKSQVASLGLLHTTASCNGAKVAVVLSGCGVYDGTEIHEASAVLVHLSRGGAEVQMFAPDVNQMHVIDHSKGQPAEKETRNVLAESARIARGNISDLAKLNASNHDAVIFPGGFGAAKNLLCCISPVLAAKVLKNVEVTVGHEDEEGGKWPYAGTAQAITALGAKHAVKEVTEAHVDQKNKVVTSPAFMCETKLHLIFDGIGAMVKDVLKLSGK from the exons ATGTTTACTGTTAGGGCACTTGCTTCCAGAGTGAATCATCATCTGCTGAAGTCCCAGGTTGCAAGTCTGGGTTTGCTTCATACAACTGCCAGCTGCAACGGGGCCAAAGTTGCGGTT gTGCTGTCTGGATGCGGAGTTTATGATGGCACAGAGATCCACGAGGCCTCAGC GGTCCTGGTGCACCTGAGTCGGGGCGGTGCCGAAGTGCAGATGTTTGCTCCTGATGTCAATCAAATGCATGTGATAGACCACAGCAAGGGCCAGCCGGCCGAGAAAGAAACCCG GAATGTATTAGCGGAGTCGGCTCGAATTGCCAGAGGCAACATCTCCGACCTGGCCAAACTCAATGCTAGCAACCACGACGCTGTCATCTTCCCTGGAGGATTTGGGGCTGCCAAAAACTT GTTGTGCTGCATCTCTCCAGTTTTGGCAGCAAAGGTTCTGAAAAATGTGGAGGTGACAGTTGGacatgaggatgaggaggggggAAAATGGCCCTATGCTGGGACAGCTCAGGCTATAACAGCACTCGGAGCCAAACACGCAGTCAAAGAAGTGACC GAGGCCCACGTTGACCAGAAGAACAAGGTGGTGACCTCCCCGGCGTTCATGTGTGAGACGAAGCTGCACCTGATCTTCGACGGCATCGGGGCCATGGTGAAAGACGTCCTCAAACTCAGCGGCAAGTAA
- the gatd3 gene encoding glutamine amidotransferase-like class 1 domain-containing protein 3, mitochondrial isoform X1, with the protein MFTVRALASRVNHHLLKSQVASLGLLHTTASCNGAKVAVVLSGCGVYDGTEIHEASAVLVHLSRGGAEVQMFAPDVNQMHVIDHSKGQPAEKETRNVLAESARIARGNISDLAKLNASNHDAVIFPGGFGAAKNLSTFAVDGKDCKVNKDVERVLKDFHKAGKPIGLCCISPVLAAKVLKNVEVTVGHEDEEGGKWPYAGTAQAITALGAKHAVKEVTEAHVDQKNKVVTSPAFMCETKLHLIFDGIGAMVKDVLKLSGK; encoded by the exons ATGTTTACTGTTAGGGCACTTGCTTCCAGAGTGAATCATCATCTGCTGAAGTCCCAGGTTGCAAGTCTGGGTTTGCTTCATACAACTGCCAGCTGCAACGGGGCCAAAGTTGCGGTT gTGCTGTCTGGATGCGGAGTTTATGATGGCACAGAGATCCACGAGGCCTCAGC GGTCCTGGTGCACCTGAGTCGGGGCGGTGCCGAAGTGCAGATGTTTGCTCCTGATGTCAATCAAATGCATGTGATAGACCACAGCAAGGGCCAGCCGGCCGAGAAAGAAACCCG GAATGTATTAGCGGAGTCGGCTCGAATTGCCAGAGGCAACATCTCCGACCTGGCCAAACTCAATGCTAGCAACCACGACGCTGTCATCTTCCCTGGAGGATTTGGGGCTGCCAAAAACTT GTCAACGTTCGCTGTGGATGGAAAGGACTGTAAAGTAAATAAAGATGTGGAGCGTGTTTTGAAGGACTTTCACAAAGCAGGGAAGCCTATTGG GTTGTGCTGCATCTCTCCAGTTTTGGCAGCAAAGGTTCTGAAAAATGTGGAGGTGACAGTTGGacatgaggatgaggaggggggAAAATGGCCCTATGCTGGGACAGCTCAGGCTATAACAGCACTCGGAGCCAAACACGCAGTCAAAGAAGTGACC GAGGCCCACGTTGACCAGAAGAACAAGGTGGTGACCTCCCCGGCGTTCATGTGTGAGACGAAGCTGCACCTGATCTTCGACGGCATCGGGGCCATGGTGAAAGACGTCCTCAAACTCAGCGGCAAGTAA